In Embleya scabrispora, the DNA window GCCCGCCGGGCGCACCGACATGCTCGTCGGCGTGGACTGGACGGTTCGCGAGGGCGAGCGCTGGGCGCTGCTGGGGCACAACGGCGCGGGCAAGAGCACGATCCTGGCGCTGGCCGGCGCGCTGCGCTTTCCGGGCAACGGCGCGGTGACGGTGCTGGGCAAGCGGCTCGGCAAGGTCGACGTGCGCGAGGTCCGGGCGCAGGTGGGGGCGGTCAACGCGGCGCTGCGGGTGCCCGAATACCTGACGGTGACCGACTACGTGCTCACCGGCGCGAGCGGCACGGTGCAGCCCCTGTACGGCAAGTACGGGCCGGCCGAACACGCCCGGGCGGCGGAGTTGATCGCGCTGCTCGGCCTGGAGCGGTTGGCGCGGCGCGAGATCGCGGTGTGTTCGCAGGGCGAGCGCGGCCGGGCCCGGATCGCCCGGGCGCTGATGCCCGATCCGAGGCTGCTGCTGCTCGACGAGCCGGCCAACGCGCTCGATCTGCCCAGCCGCGAGGAACTGCTCGAGGCGATCGACTCGCTGACGCGCGAATATCCGCGATTGACCCTGGTGATCGTGACCCACCACCTGGAGGAGTTGCCGACGGCGGTCTCCCACGCGTTGCTGCTGCGGCGCGGTGCGACGGTGGCCTCGGGGCCGGTGCGCGAGGTGATGACCGACGCCAACCTCAGTGAGTGCTTCGGGATTCCGCTGACGGTGCGCGCCGAGGACGGGCGCTGGGCGGCGCGGCTGCGCCGGCCGGGTCGCGAGGTCGCCTGAACGCGATTGTCGTCTTCACGTCGCCCTCACATCGGGACCCCATAGAGTGTCCCGGTCCTTGTCCATCTCAGCAGAGGAACATCGTGCGCCGTCTCGCTGCGCTCCTTCTGGTCCCCGCACTGGCCTTCACCGCGGTCGCGTGTGGCGATGACGACGGAGGAAAAACCGTTACACCCATCGTGACCGGTGCCTTCGGGCAGAAGCCGGACATCAAGATCCCCAAGGGGAAGTCCGGCGACAAGACGACGACCAAGATCCTCATCGAGGGCACCGGCGACGTGATCAAGGATAAGGATTACGTCGTCGCGGACACCGTCGGCAAGAACTGGGACGGCACGGACGCGGGCAACTCGTACGACACCAAGACCCCCGAGGTCTTCCAGGCGGGCAGCCAGGAGCTCCTGAAGGAGATCGGGCAGGGGATAATCGGCAAGAAGGTCGGCACCCGGATGCTCGTGGTGGTCCCGGCCAAGGTCACTCAGGAAAAGCAGGCCGTCGTGCTGATGCTGGACCTGAAGTCGACCAAGACGATCGACGGCAAGGCCGAGGCCAAGGGCGCCGCGGTGACCCCGCCGGCCGGTCTGCCGGTGGCGAAGGTCGAGTCGGGCAAGGCCGCGGAG includes these proteins:
- a CDS encoding ABC transporter ATP-binding protein, yielding MVDTPAWDIAPPVFELDGVDVWAHGPAGRTDMLVGVDWTVREGERWALLGHNGAGKSTILALAGALRFPGNGAVTVLGKRLGKVDVREVRAQVGAVNAALRVPEYLTVTDYVLTGASGTVQPLYGKYGPAEHARAAELIALLGLERLARREIAVCSQGERGRARIARALMPDPRLLLLDEPANALDLPSREELLEAIDSLTREYPRLTLVIVTHHLEELPTAVSHALLLRRGATVASGPVREVMTDANLSECFGIPLTVRAEDGRWAARLRRPGREVA
- a CDS encoding FKBP-type peptidyl-prolyl cis-trans isomerase, with the protein product MTGAFGQKPDIKIPKGKSGDKTTTKILIEGTGDVIKDKDYVVADTVGKNWDGTDAGNSYDTKTPEVFQAGSQELLKEIGQGIIGKKVGTRMLVVVPAKVTQEKQAVVLMLDLKSTKTIDGKAEAKGAAVTPPAGLPVAKVESGKAAEISIPPGTTAPTKLVVQPLIEGTGPVVQKGQTLVAQYTGALFDKGTKFDSSWDHGGATAFKIGVGQVVPGWDEGLVGQKVGSRVLLVLPADKGYGAEGKPPTIPANSTLVFVVDIVDALGGTAA